Proteins co-encoded in one Anaerolineales bacterium genomic window:
- the upp gene encoding uracil phosphoribosyltransferase, translated as ILDPMLATGGSAVATIDILKDWGVKKIKFVGLIAAPEGIEELHKHHPEVPIHLAAVDERLNEHGYILPGLGDAGDRQFGTG; from the coding sequence TGATCCTCGATCCGATGCTGGCGACGGGTGGATCGGCCGTCGCCACGATCGACATCTTGAAGGATTGGGGAGTGAAGAAAATCAAATTCGTCGGCCTCATCGCCGCACCGGAGGGCATCGAGGAACTCCACAAGCACCACCCTGAAGTCCCCATTCATCTTGCCGCCGTGGACGAAAGGCTGAACGAGCACGGCTACATCCTGCCCGGCCTGGGAGACGCCGGGGATCGCCAGTTCGGTACCGGTTG